From a region of the Dictyostelium discoideum AX4 chromosome 2 chromosome, whole genome shotgun sequence genome:
- a CDS encoding hypothetical protein (Similar to G-protein-coupled receptor at plasma membrane; interactions in two-hybrid system with Gpa2p; Gpr1p) codes for MCDKIEILFWKVFKNQYLFNEIFNQIHNNQWIEYDDPNKYNVYNRGKFGDTHSLLIMLENDLLPLIKDKIKHGDHIEITYDSMLELFSKLSTEPSINSNKNKNKYKDEDYLKIIELLMKHRRDEFEVFDLIMMAVSSRSPDVIRLLVNEPYSVIIYPTMLENAIMYSNLATIKELVNLEPINFKNYGIKLISEEFKRKSLSLAAHRETLKTTITEYIFNNPSLYSMPPPLSLLNIQKQQHGQQGRQTQSTNKRFKVSETLHSNLNNKKKKKNNYNDNDDDDEEIKYEYIEFEEFIKLKSTNLLKSFMELDIVVLSETKPNFNSFLKMYHTYERLQVGIKIILKYGNTISDIKKREEILKEINKIDRNNKRGFNKLKELRKLVAIEFPNQTNFYFYYWKAYRENIKKLGKVPKKSGYPGNIQMFGHPLLQDELVNNQINTQGGDGNIEQVELLSYITYSDNESDNEVEEEEEEDIINEKELFNLSNRLRKATIFDISNRYSDLLNSYLKAIKECNIEKLEEIDTNNPMFKLDVSKYHCFQLPNEKEDIMKIWYYFNKHSFKQMIPNYDILIEFLSSVTNIIPPFELKISNIKDPLFGKLGTFLTHQLYKKNFNVIELLLNSFDNFSFTHQPEQISAIIDKERVLFHINGELPQVDKKFSFQIIRIIELIMDKFNKLTKDQNGFENISTTYRLILNNLYDQLLKVKGLTIDQLEYVRSIIPQQLFNNNSFETYRIFFYLNIRSSKLTKYIIERPGIPDFIQNSTELLYNHFYDTIGPISNEIIGFDLRKYLNYDLFTYDYILGRESNQYSSSSSSSSSSSSSSSSSSSSGSRGSGSSGGDDDSNYNNKKYITQFDTILKELIKQLSFNICTNVSNRDEIVDGKDFFNHSLNEDLKFSLDIGRKDLFWELLDWIQQYMIKNENLMKHRVYQFNSPYESLLPTGTIFSNVKIIKKELPSPSTTTIESTFLKIDNFEKPIPNESTIKVNWNSDKLIQPFKPISKLINSFKYSEEVMDSICKVMNVNEIQRFIQYNFFVSFFQNEIYSFSLFYSREDLILFLLNNYNIDIDLHFPLFKPDRGHSQYLECKFIFENHFEKVKNISKLNLKQKWFELRCLQFPLVLLNSFFKYICKEKNITRYNQFIQNDNLQIRKQVIKKTIEILIDQFLSSTDNNDDDEDEDEDEDPNQNFAYILKNQNHKVLLIQSIIEQSDTQLYFKSALDQILLRIEEKSYEINSPFNENLENPFLESFIYGDIKTCNIILKYYPNQFKITKDSITKTLEKEKINIIKYYYKVENCKNLINNFKNDNNLLKHLKNELLNHPMYKYHLTWL; via the coding sequence atgtgtgataaaatagaaatattattttggaaagtttttaaaaatcaatatttattcaACGAGATATTTAATCAAATTCACAACAATCAATGGATTGAATATGATGAcccaaataaatataatgttTACAATAGAGGTAAATTTGGAGACACTCACTCTTTACTAATAATGTTAGAAAATGATCTACTcccattaattaaagataaaatcaAACATGGTGATCATATAGAAATTACTTATGATTCAATGTTGGAACTTTTctcaaaattatcaacagAACCTtcaataaatagtaataaaaataaaaataaatataaagatgaagattatttaaaaattattgaattattaatgaaacaTAGAAGAGATGAATTTGaagtttttgatttaataatgatggcAGTATCCTCTCGTTCTCCAGATGTTATTAGATTATTAGTTAATGAACCATATTCAGTTATAATTTATCCAACAATGCTTGAAAATGCAATTATGTATTCAAATTTAGCAACAATCAAAGAACTAGTAAATTTAGAaccaataaattttaaaaactatggtattaaattaatcagtgaagaatttaaaagaaaatcattatcattagcAGCACACAGAGAAACTCTTAAAACTACAATCACTGaatacatttttaataatccatcattatattcaatgccaccaccattatcattattaaatattcaaaaacaacaacatgGGCAACAAGGACGACAAACAcaatcaacaaataaaagatttaaagtaTCAGAAACTTtacattcaaatttaaataataaaaaaaaaaaaaaaaataactataatgataatgatgatgatgatgaagaaataAAGTATGAatatattgaatttgaagaatttataaaattaaaatcaaccaatttattaaaatcatttatggAATTAGATATAGTAGTTTTAAGTGAAACTaaaccaaattttaattcatttctCAAAATGTATCATACATATGAAAGATTACAGGttggtattaaaattattctaAAGTATGGAAATACAATTtcagatataaaaaaaagagaagaaattttaaaagaaatcaataaaattgatagaaataataaaagaggttttaataaattaaaagaattgagAAAATTAGTAGCAATAGAATTCCCAAATCAAACAAacttttatttctattattggAAAGCATATCGTgagaatattaaaaaacttgGTAAAGTTCCTAAAAAATCAGGTTATCCAGGTAATATACAAATGTTTGGACACCCTCTTTTACAAGATGAATTAGTCAATAATCAAATCAATACTCAAGGAGGTGATGGAAATATAGAACAAgtagaattattatcatatatTACATATTCAGATAATGAAAGTGATAATGaagttgaagaagaagaagaagaagacataataaatgaaaaggaattatttaatttatctaatAGACTTAGAAAAGCAACTATTTTTGATATATCCAATAGGTATTCAGATTTACTCAATTCATATTTAAAAGCAATTAAAGAATGTAATATTGAAAAGCTAGAAGAGATTGATACAAATAATCCAATGTTTAAATTAGATGTTTCAAAATATCATTGTTTTCAATTaccaaatgaaaaagaagatataatgaaaatttggTATTACTTTAATAAACACTCCTTTAAACAAATGATACCAAATTATGATATTCTCATTGAATTCCTTTCAAGTGTAACTAATATTATTCCACCTTTTGAATTGAAAATATCTAATATTAAAGACCCACTATTTGGAAAGCTTGGAACATTTCTAACACatcaattatataaaaagaattttaatgtaattgaattattattaaatagttttgataattttagttttacaCATCAACCAGAACAAATATCAGCCATTATAGATAAAGAGAGAGTTTTATTTCATATTAATGGTGAATTACCCCAAGTTGATAAAAAGTTTagttttcaaataattagaataattgaattgataATGGACAAGTTTAATAAACTCACTAAAGATCAAAAtggttttgaaaatatttcgACAACATATCGTctcattttaaataatttatatgatCAATTACTTAAAGTTAAAGGTTTAACAATCGATCAATTAGAATATGTTAGATCAATTATTCctcaacaattatttaataataatagttttgaaACCTATCGTATCTTTTTCTATCTTAATATCAGATCttcaaaattaacaaaatacATAATTGAAAGACCTGGAATTCCagattttattcaaaattcaACTGAACTCCTTTATAATCATTTCTACGATACTATTGgaccaatttcaaatgaaattattggtTTCGATTTaagaaaatatttgaattatgaTTTATTCACATATGATTATATATTAGGTAGAGAATCAAATCAATacagtagtagtagtagtagtagtagtagtagtagtagtagtagtagtagtagtagtagtagtggtagtagaggtagtggtagtagtggtggtgatgatgatagcAATTACAATAATAAGAAATACATAACTCAATTCGAtacaatattaaaagaattaattaaacaattatcattCAATATTTGTACAAACGTTAGTAATAGAGATGAAATTGTTGATGGTAAAGATTTCTTTAATCATTCATTAaatgaagatttaaaattcaGTTTAGATATTGGTagaaaagatttattttggGAATTATTAGATTGGATTCAACAATATatgattaaaaatgaaaatttaatgaagCATCGAGTTTATCAATTTAATTCACCATatgaatcattattaccaactggtacaatattttcaaatgtaaaaataataaaaaaagaattaccatcaccatcaacaacaacaattgaaagcacttttttaaaaattgataattttgaaaaaccaATACCAAATGAATCAACGATTAAAGTTAATTGGAATTCagataaattaattcaaccattcaaaccaatttcaaaactaataaattcatttaaatattcagaGGAAGTTATGGATTCAATTTGTAAAGTAATGAATgtaaatgaaattcaaagatttattcaatataatttctttgtatcgttttttcaaaatgaaatttattcattttcattattttatagTAGAgaagatttaatattattcctattaaataattataatattgatattgatcTTCATTTCCCATTATTCAAACCAGATAGAGGACATTCACAATATTTAGAATGTAAATTCATCTTTGAAAATCATTTTGAAAAAGTAAagaatatttcaaaattaaatttaaaacaaaaatggtTCGAGCTTCGTTGTTTACAATTCCCAttggttttattaaattctttttttaaatacatttGTAAAGAAAAGAATATCACAAGATATAATCAATTCAttcaaaatgataatttacaaattagAAAAcaagtaattaaaaaaacaattgaaatattaattgatcaaTTCTTATCAAGTacagataataatgatgatgatgaagatgaagatgaagatgaagatccTAATCAGAATTTTgcatatatattaaaaaatcaaaatcataaaGTTTTACTCattcaatcaattattgAACAATCAGATACTCAATTATACTTTAAATCAGCTTTAgatcaaattttattgaGAATAGAAGAGAAAAgttatgaaattaattctCCATTCAATGAAAATCTTGAAAATCCATTTTTagaatcttttatttatggGGATATTAAAACTTGTAATATCATTCTCAAGTATTAtccaaatcaattcaaaatcaCAAAAGATTCAATCACTAAAACATTggaaaaggaaaaaattaatattattaaatattattataaagttgaaaattgtaaaaatttaattaataattttaaaaatgataataatttattaaaacatttaaaaaatgaattattaaatcatccAATGTATAAATATCATTTAACTtggttataa
- a CDS encoding hypothetical protein (Similar to G-protein-coupled receptor at plasma membrane; interactions in two-hybrid system with Gpa2p; Gpr1p), whose protein sequence is MSDKTEILFWKVFKNQYLFNKIFNQIHNNEWIEYDEPNKYNVYNRCKFGDTHSLVIMIKNDLLPLIKDKIKHGDHIEINTFSIKDLFSKLSTDPLIDNKNKNKNKYKDEDYLEIIELLMKNRRDDFEITDLICIAAATRSPDVIRLLVNEPYSVVIYPKIFEFAIMYSNLATIKELINLESINFKNYGIKLISEEFKRKSLSLAVHRTTLKTTITEYIFNNPSLYSIPPPLSLLNNQQKQEQQTQSTNKKLKTFETLHPNLKNNSNNNNNNDNEEIKYEYIKFKDFIKLKSSNLLKSFMKLDIVVLSETKTNFNSFLKMYHPYERLQVGIKIILKYDNTISDIKKREEILEEINKIDRSNETGFNKLKELRKLVAIEFPNQINFYFFYWKAYREKIKKLGKVPYKSGSHINTQTFGHLLLQDELTNYQTNTQKGDKNIEQVELLSYITYSDSESENEVEEDTIIEKELSNFSNRFRNATVFDISNRYSNLLNSYLKAIKECNIEKLERIDTNNPMFKLDVSKYHCFQLPNEKEDIMKIWEYFNKHSFKQMIPNYDILIEFLSSVTNIIPPFELKISNIKEPLSGKLGTILLWQLYKKNFNITELLLNSFDNFNFIYQPEQMSAMVDKERVLFLRNGELFQIDKKFSFQIIRIIKLVMDKFNKLTKDQINIENISTTTYRLILNNLYDQLLRVKGLTIDQLEYVRSIIPEQLFNNNSFETYRIFFYLNIRSSKLTNYITKRPGITSFIDNSIAFSNHFYNSTEPVTNEIIGFDLRKYLNFELFTYDYILGRESNRYSSGFSGGGSSSGYDDGSKNNNKKYITQVDTILKELIKQLSFNICTNVNNRDNIVKGDDFFKHSLNADLRFSLDIGRKDLFWELLDWIQQYMIKNENLMKLQVYQFNSPYESLLPTGTIFSNVKIIKKELPSPPKAATETITTIESTFLKIDNFEKPIPNESSVKIDWNSDKLIEAFKPVSKLINSFKYSDEVMGSVCKVMNVNEIQRFIQYNFFESFFQNAIYKYSVFFSRDDLMSFLLNNYNIDVDFPLSKPDRQYSQYLECKSIFENHFEKVKNISKLKQFNSPYLQFPFVFLDSFFKYICKENNITTYNQFVQNYNLQIRKQIIKETIEILIGRFLSDTNDDDDNDDYDDEDPNQNFAFILKNQKYKVLLIQLIIEQSDTQLYFKSALDQVLLKLKEDRKNYEINSPFIENLENPFLQAFINGDIKTCNIILKYYPNQFKITKDSITETLKMEKIHIIKYFYKVDNCKNLINNFENDNNLLKHLKNELSKHLVYKYHLTWL, encoded by the coding sequence atgagtGATAAAAcagaaatattattttggaaagtttttaaaaatcaatatttattcaACAAGATATTTAATCAAATTCACAACAATGAATGGATTGAATATGATGaaccaaataaatataatgttTACAATAGATGTAAATTTGGAGACACTCACTctttggtaataatgataaaaaatgatCTACTcccattaattaaagataaaatcaAACATGGTGATCATATAGAAATTAAtactttttcaataaaagaTCTTTTctcaaaattatcaacagacccattaattgataataaaaataaaaataaaaataaatataaagatgaagattatttagaaattattgaattattaatgaaaaatagaagagatgattttgaaattactGATTTAATATGTATAGCAGCAGCCACTCGTTCTCCAGATGTTATTAGATTATTAGTTAATGAACCATATTCAGTTGTAATTTATccaaaaatatttgaatttgcaaTTATGTATTCAAATTTAGCAACAATCAAAGAACTAATAAATTTAgaatcaataaattttaaaaactatggtattaaattaatcagtgaagaatttaaaagaaaatcattatcattagcAGTACATAGAACAACTCTTAAAACTACAATCACTGaatacatttttaataacccatcattatattcaataccaccaccattatcattattaaataatcaacaaaaacaagaGCAACAAACAcaatcaacaaataaaaaattaaaaacatttgAAACTTTAcatccaaatttaaaaaataacagcaataataataataataatgataatgaagaaataaAGTAcgaatatattaaatttaaagattttataaaattaaaatcaagtaatttattaaaatcatttatgaAATTAGATATAGTAGTTTTAAGTGAAactaaaacaaattttaattcatttcttAAAATGTATCATCCATATGAAAGATTACAAGttggtattaaaattattctaAAGTATGATAATACAATTtcagatataaaaaaaagagaagaaATTTTAGaagaaatcaataaaattgataGAAGTAATGAAACaggttttaataaattaaaagaattgagAAAATTAGTAGCAATAGAATTCCCAAATcaaataaacttttatttcttttattggAAAGCATATCGtgagaaaattaaaaaacttggTAAAGTTCCTTATAAATCAGGTTCTCATATTAATACACAAACTTTTGGACACCTTCTTTTACAAGATGAATTAACCAATTATCAAACCAATACTCAAAAAGGTGATAAAAATATAGAACAAgtagaattattatcatatatTACATATTCAGATAGTGAAAGTGAAAATGAAGTCGAAGAAGACACAATAATTGAAAAGGAATTATCTAATTTCTCTAATAGATTTAGAAATGCAACAGTTTTTGATATATCAAATAGGTATTCAAATTTACTCAATTCATATTTAAAAGCAATTAAAGAatgtaatattgaaaaattagaaagGATTGATACAAATAATCCAATGTTTAAATTAGATGTTTCAAAATATCATTGTTTTCAATTaccaaatgaaaaagaagatataatgaaaatttggGAATACTTTAATAAACACTCCTTTAAACAAATGATACCAAATTATGATATTCTCATTGAATTCCTTTCAAGTGTAACAAATATTATTCCACCTtttgaattgaaaatttcaaatattaaagagCCACTATCTGGTAAACTTGGAACAATTCTATTATGGcaattatataaaaagaattttaatataacggaattattattaaatagttttgataattttaattttatatatcaACCAGAACAAATGTCAGCCATGGTAGATAAAGAGAGAGTTTTATTTCTTCGTAATGGTGAATTATTCcaaattgataaaaagtTTAGTTTTCAAATAATCAGAATAATTAAATTGGTAATGGACAAGTTTAATAAACTCACTAAAGATCAAatcaatattgaaaatatttcaacaacaacatatcgtctcattttaaataatttatacgATCAATTACTTAGAGTTAAAGGTTTAACAATCGATCAATTAGAATATGTTAGATCAATTATTCctgaacaattatttaataataatagttttgaaACCTATCGTATCTTTTTCTATCTTAATATCAGATCttcaaaattaacaaattaCATAACCAAGAGACCTGGAATTACAAGttttattgataattcaattgcaTTCTCTAATCATTTCTACAATAGTACTGAACCAGttacaaatgaaattattggttttgatttaagaaaatatttaaattttgaattattcaCATATGATTATATATTAGGTAGAGAATCAAATCGATATAGTAGTGGTtttagtggtggtggtagtagtagtggttaTGATGATGGTagcaaaaataataataaaaagtacATAACTCAAGTAGAtacaatattaaaagaattaattaaacaattatcattCAATATTTGTACAAACGTTAATAATAGAGATAATATTGTTAAGGGtgatgatttctttaaaCATTCATTAAATGCAGATTTAAGATTCAGTTTAGATATTGGTagaaaagatttattttggGAATTATTAGATTGGATTCAACAATATatgattaaaaatgaaaacttAATGAAACTTCAAGTTTATCAATTTAATTCACCATatgaatcattattaccaactggtacaatattttcaaatgtaaaaataataaaaaaagaattaccatcaccaccaaaaGCAGCAACagaaacaataacaacaattgaaagtacttttttaaaaattgataattttgaaaaaccaATACCAAATGAATCATCAGTTAAAATCGATTGGAATTcagataaattaattgaagcaTTCAAACCAGTTTCAAAActaataaattcatttaaatattcagaTGAAGTTATGGGTTCAGTTTGTAAAGTAATGAATgtaaatgaaattcaaagatttattcaatataatttctttgaatcattttttcaaaatgcaatttataaatattcaGTATTTTTTAGTAGAGATGATTTAATGTCATTcctattaaataattataatattgatgTTGATTTCCCATTATCCAAACCAGATAGACAATATTCACAATATTTAGAATGTAAATCCATCTTTGAAAATCATTTTGAAAAAGTAAagaatatttcaaaattaaaacagtTCAACAGTCCTTATTTACAATTcccatttgtttttttagattctttttttaaatacatttgtaaagaaaataatatcacAACATATAATCAATTCgttcaaaattataatttacaaattagaaaacaaataattaaagaaacaattgaaaTACTAATTGGTAGATTCTTATCAGAtacaaatgatgatgatgataatgatgattatgatgatgaagacCCTAATCAGAATTTTgcatttatattaaaaaatcaaaaatataaagttttactcattcaattaattattgaacaATCAGATACTCAATTATACTTTAAATCAGCTTTAGAtcaagttttattaaaattaaaagaagatagaaaaaattatgaaattaattctCCATTCATTGAAAATCTTGAAAATCCATTCTTACAAGCTTTTATTAATGGTGATATTAAAACTTGTAATATCATTCTTAAATATTAtccaaatcaattcaaaataacaaaagattcaatcactgaaacattaaaaatggaaaaaattcatattattaaatatttttataaagttgataattgtaaaaatttaattaataattttgaaaatgataataatttattaaaacatttaaaaaatgaattatcaaaacatctagtttataaatatcatttaacttggttataa
- a CDS encoding hypothetical protein (Similar to G-protein-coupled receptor at plasma membrane; interactions in two-hybrid system with Gpa2p; Gpr1p): MIIWFIYFFIFLFFYFFKNFWVAKIKFQLPNEKEDIIKIWEYFNKHSFKQMIPNYDILIEFLSSVTNIIPPLELKISNIKEPLSGKLGTILLMQLYKKNLNVIELLLKSFDNFNFIHQPEQMSAIVDKERNLFHISGELFQVDKKFSFQIIRIIKLIMDKFNKLTKDQINIENISTTTYRLFLNYLYDQLLRVKGLTIDQLEYVRSIIPEQLLNNNFETYRIFFYLNIRSSKLSNYLIKRPGITYFIRNSTELLYNNFYNTAEPITDEIIGFDLRKYLNFELFTYDYILGRELNQYNNSGCSGCSGCSSSSSSSSSSGGDDGRKNNKKYITQFDTILKELIKQLSFNICTNFSDRDEIVYELPSPSTTTTTIERTFLKIDNFEKPIPNKSTIKVNWNSDKLIQLFKPISKLINSFKYSDGVMESICRVMNFKSRCLQFPLVLLNSFSKYICKEKNITRYNQFIQNDNLQIRKQVIKKTIEILIDQFLLSADNNDYYDDYDDDDQNFASILKNKKHKVSLIQSIIEQSDTQLYFKSALDQILTIVEEKRKFMKLILHSMKILEIHSYNLLFLVILKLVISFLNIIQINSKSLKIQSLKH, encoded by the exons atgataatttggttcatttatttttttatttttttatttttttattttttcaaaaatttttgggtggcaaaaataaaatttcaattaccaaatgaaaaagaagatataattaaaatttgggaATACTTTAATAAACACTCCTTTAAACAAATGATACCAAATTATGATATTCTCATTGAATTCCTTTCAAGTGTAACAAATATTATTCCACCTTTAGAATTGAAAATATCTAATATTAAAGAGCCACTATCTGGAAAACTTGGAACAATTCTATTAATGcaattatataaaaagaatttaaatgtaattgaattattattaaaaagttttgataattttaattttatacatCAACCAGAACAAATGTCAGCTATTGTAGATAAAGAGAGAAATTTATTTCATATTTCTGGCGAATTATTCCAAGTTGATAAAAAGTTTAGTTTTCAAATAATCAgaataattaaattgataATGGACAAGTTTAATAAACTCACTAAAGATCAAatcaatattgaaaatatttcaacaacaacatatcgcctctttttaaattatttatatgatCAATTACTTAGAGTTAAAGGTTTGACAATTGATCAATTAGAATATGTTAGATCAATTATTCctgaacaattattaaataataattttgaaaccTATCGTATCTTTTTCTATCTTAATATCAGatcttcaaaattatcaaattaccTAATCAAAAGACCTGGAATTACATATTTTATTCGAAATTCAACTGAACTcctttataataatttctaCAATACTGCTGAACCAATTACAGATGAAATTattggttttgatttaagaaaatatttaaattttgaattattcaCATATGATTATATATTAGGTAgagaattaaatcaatataataatagtggttgtagtggttgtagtggttgtagtagtagtagtagtagtagcagtagtagtggcggtgatgatggtagaaaaaataataaaaagtataTAACTCAATTCGAtacaatattaaaagaattaattaaacaattatcattCAATATTTGTACCAACTTTAGTGATAGAGATGAAATTGTTTATG aattaccatcaccatcaacaacaacaacaacaattgaaagaacttttttaaaaattgataattttgaaaaaccaATACCTAATAAATCAACGATTAAAGTTAATTGGAATTCagataaattaattcaactattcaaaccaatttcaaaacttataaattcatttaaatattcagaTGGTGTTATGGAATCAATTTGTAGAGTAATGAAT TTCAAAAGTCGTTGTTTACAATTCCCAttggttttattaaattctttttctaaataCATTTGTAAAGAAAAGAATATCACAAGATATAATCAATTCAttcaaaatgataatttacaaattagAAAAcaagtaattaaaaaaacaattgaaatattaattgatcaaTTCTTATTAAGTGcagataataatgattattatgatgattacgatgatgatgatcagAATTTTGCatctatattaaaaaataaaaaacataaagTTTCACTCattcaatcaattattgAACAATCCGATACTCAACTATACTTTAAATCAGCTTTAGATCAAATTTTAACGATAGTAGAagagaaaagaaaatttatgaaattaattctCCATTCAATGAAAATCCTAGAAATCCATTCTTacaatcttttatttttggtgatATTAAAACTTGTAATATCATTCTTAAATATTAtccaaatcaattcaaaatcaCTAAAGATTCAATCACTGAAAcattaa